A stretch of the Musa acuminata AAA Group cultivar baxijiao chromosome BXJ2-7, Cavendish_Baxijiao_AAA, whole genome shotgun sequence genome encodes the following:
- the LOC135616504 gene encoding 9-cis-epoxycarotenoid dioxygenase, chloroplastic-like: MASATTAMTSTVQLPPNPVKLTRKQASATTTRVHCSASSNSLLNLATNATPAYFPIPFHKEATTSVASKSRRPAQSGGDDGAARTSWNLLQWVAAAALDTVEQAFVSNVLERGHPLPKTADPAVQIAGNFAPVDERPPCHGLPVEGRIPVSIDGVYVRNGANPQFEPVAGHHFFDGDGMVHAVRLCNGAAAYSCRYTETERLRQERAIGKPVFPKAIGELHGHSGVARLLLFCARSLFGLVDGSRGMGVANAGLVYFNDRLLAMSEDDVPYHVRITPSGDLETVERYDFGGQLGSSMIAHPKLDPVSRELFALSYDVIHRPYLKYFYFSPDGEKSADVEIPLEQPTMTHDFAITENYVVVPDQQVVFKLQEMVRGGSPVVYDTTKTARFGVLPKYAADASEMRWVDVPDCFCFHLWNAWEEPATGEVVVIGSCMTPPDSVFNEREENLRSVLSEIRLDLHTGESRRRPILSPADQVNLEAGTVNRNMMGRKTRYAYLAVAEPWPKVSGFTKIDLFTGETKQFIFGDGRYGGEPYFVPSNDSDACSEDDGYVLTFMHDEETLESELLIVNAGNMRLEATVKLPSRVPYGFHGTFITSSDLESQA, translated from the coding sequence ATGGCTTCTGCCACCACCGCCATGACTTCTACTGTGCAATTGCCGCCTAATCCGGTGAAGCTTACGAGGAAGCAGGCTTCTGCGACTACAACGAGAGTGCACTGCTCTGCTTCCTCCAACTCGCTGCTTAATTTGGCCACCAACGCTACCCCGGCATACTTCCCGATACCTTTTCACAAAGAGGCCACGACTTCCGTCGCGAGCAAGTCCCGTCGGCCCGCGCAAAGCGGCGGGGACGACGGCGCAGCGAGGACCTCGTGGAACTTGCTCCAGTGGGTTGCCGCCGCGGCGCTGGACACCGTCGAGCAGGCGTTCGTGTCGAACGTGCTTGAGCGTGGTCACCCTTTGCCGAAGACTGCTGACCCCGCCGTCCAGATCGCCGGAAATTTTGCCCCCGTCGACGAGCGGCCGCCTTGTCATGGCCTCCCTGTCGAAGGCCGCATCCCGGTGTCAATCGACGGGGTGTACGTTCGCAACGGAGCGAATCCCCAGTTTGAACCGGTGGCCGGGCACCACTTCTTCGACGGCGACGGCATGGTGCACGCCGTCCGCCTCTGCAACGGCGCCGCCGCTTATTCCTGCCGGTACACTGAAACGGAGCGGCTCCGGCAGGAGCGCGCCATCGGGAAGCCCGTCTTCCCCAAGGCGATAGGCGAGCTCCACGGCCACTCGGGCGTGGCGCGCCTGCTGCTGTTCTGCGCGCGGAGCCTGTTCGGCCTCGTCGACGGCAGCCGCGGGATGGGCGTCGCCAACGCCGGCCTCGTGTACTTCAACGACCGCCTCCTCGCCATGTCCGAGGACGACGTCCCCTACCACGTCCGCATCACTCCCTCCGGCGATCTCGAGACGGTCGAACGGTACGACTTCGGCGGCCAGCTTGGGTCATCCATGATTGCGCACCCGAAGCTCGACCCGGTCTCGCGAGAGCTCTTCGCGCTCAGCTACGACGTCATCCACAGGCCTTACCTCAAGTACTTCTACTTCTCCCCCGACGGAGAGAAGTCCGCCGACGTGGAGATCCCCCTGGAGCAGCCCACCATGACGCACGACTTCGCCATCACCGAGAACTACGTGGTGGTGCCGGACCAACAGGTGGTGTTCAAACTGCAGGAGATGGTCCGGGGTGGCTCTCCCGTCGTCTACGACACGACCAAGACCGCCCGCTTCGGCGTGCTGCCCAAGTACGCTGCCGACGCATCCGAGATGAGGTGGGTCGACGTGCCCGACTGCTTCTGCTTCCACCTGTGGAACGCGTGGGAGGAGCCGGCGACCGGCGAGGTGGTGGTGATAGGCTCCTGCATGACGCCGCCGGACTCCGTGTTCAACGAACGCGAGGAGAACCTCAGGAGCGTCCTCTCCGAGATCCGGCTCGATCTCCACACCGGGGAGTCCAGACGGCGCCCGATTCTGTCCCCGGCCGACCAAGTCAACCTCGAAGCCGGAACGGTGAACCGGAACATGATGGGGAGGAAGACACGGTATGCCTACCTGGCCGTCGCCGAGCCATGGCCGAAGGTGTCCGGCTTCACCAAGATCGACCTGTTCACGGGAGAGACAAAGCAGTTCATCTTCGGCGACGGGCGGTACGGCGGCGAGCCCTACTTCGTGCCGAGCAACGACTCCGACGCATGCAGCGAGGACGACGGCTACGTGCTTACCTTCATGCACGACGAGGAGACGTTGGAGTCGGAGCTGCTGATAGTGAACGCGGGCAACATGCGGCTGGAGGCCACGGTGAAGCTGCCGTCGCGTGTTCCCTACGGCTTCCATGGCACCTTCATCACCTCAAGCGACTTGGAGTCACAGGCCTAG